Proteins from a genomic interval of Danio rerio strain Tuebingen ecotype United States chromosome 4, GRCz12tu, whole genome shotgun sequence:
- the LOC108183925 gene encoding uncharacterized protein isoform X1 yields MAFIKEESEDVKIEETFTVKQEDLQEQTDIIKENKGSKEEEHHVKIEGKTHLQTDGILKRRDKNRFTCTQCGKSFGRKNNLKIHMRIHTGEKPFTCTQCGKSFIRSSCLNQHIRIHTREKPFTCTQCGKSFSHLSHLNYHMRIHTREKPFRCTLCGKSFSQSSHLNHHMRIHTGEKPFTCTQRGKSFSCSSHLNQHASIHTGEKPFTCTQCGKTFSRSSSLNHHMRIHTGEKPFTCTQCGKSFSQSSSLNHHIKIHTGDKPFICSQCGKSFICSSHLNHHMRIHTGEKPFTCTLCGKNFSCSSHLNHHIRIHTGEKPFTCTQCGKSFSKSSNLNQHMRIHTGEKPFTCPQCGKSFSKSSYFNTHMRYALERNHSQKPWSHGTFLPVDFHSYARKCVRPEKQVCATSFAVHCLAKNKIDEL; encoded by the exons atggcgtttattaaagaggagagtgaagatgtgaagattgaagaaacattcacagtcaaacaggaagatctgcaggaacaaacag acataATTAAAGAGAATAAGGGGAGTAAAgaagaggaacatcatgtcaaaattgagggaaaaacccatttacagactgatggtattttgaaaaggagagacaagaatcgtttcacctgcactcagtgtgggaagagttttggaagaaaaaataatcttaagattcacatgaggatccacactggagagaaaccattcacatgcactcagtgtgggaagagtttcatccgcTCATCATGCCTTaatcaacacataaggatccacactagagagaaaccattcacatgcactcagtgtgggaaaagtttcagcCACTTATCACACCTTAattaccacatgaggatccacactaggGAGAAACCATTCAGATGCactctgtgtgggaagagtttcagccagtcATCACACCtcaatcaccacatgaggattcacactggagagaaaccatttacatgcactcagcgtgggaagagtttcagctgctcatcacaccttaatcaacacgcaagtatccacactggagagaaaccattcacatgcactcagtgtgggaagacttTCAGccgctcatcatcccttaatcaccacatgaggatccacactggagagaaaccattcacatgcactcagtgtgggaagagtttcagccaatcatcatcccttaatcaccacattaagatccacactggagataAACCATTCATATgcagtcagtgtgggaagagtttcatctgCTCATCACATCTTAATCACCACAtgcggatccacactggagagaaaccattcacatgcactctgtGTGGGAAGAATTTCAGCTGCTCCTCGCACCTTAATCAccacataaggatccacactggagagaaaccattcacgtgcactcagtgtgggaagagtttcagcaaatcatcaaaccttaatcaacacatgaggatccacactggagagaaaccattcacatgccctcagtgtgggaagagtttcagtaaATCATCCTACTTTAATACACACATGAGATAtgcactggagagaaaccattcacaaaAGCCGTGGTCACACGGGACTTTTCtccccgtagacttccattcatacgcacgcaaatgcgttAGACCCGAAAAGCAAgtttgtgcgacaagtttcgcagttcactgcctTGCAAAGAACAAGAttgatgaactctga
- the LOC108183925 gene encoding uncharacterized protein isoform X2 encodes MRIHTGEKPFTCTQCGKSFIRSSCLNQHIRIHTREKPFTCTQCGKSFSHLSHLNYHMRIHTREKPFRCTLCGKSFSQSSHLNHHMRIHTGEKPFTCTQRGKSFSCSSHLNQHASIHTGEKPFTCTQCGKTFSRSSSLNHHMRIHTGEKPFTCTQCGKSFSQSSSLNHHIKIHTGDKPFICSQCGKSFICSSHLNHHMRIHTGEKPFTCTLCGKNFSCSSHLNHHIRIHTGEKPFTCTQCGKSFSKSSNLNQHMRIHTGEKPFTCPQCGKSFSKSSYFNTHMRYALERNHSQKPWSHGTFLPVDFHSYARKCVRPEKQVCATSFAVHCLAKNKIDEL; translated from the coding sequence atgaggatccacactggagagaaaccattcacatgcactcagtgtgggaagagtttcatccgcTCATCATGCCTTaatcaacacataaggatccacactagagagaaaccattcacatgcactcagtgtgggaaaagtttcagcCACTTATCACACCTTAattaccacatgaggatccacactaggGAGAAACCATTCAGATGCactctgtgtgggaagagtttcagccagtcATCACACCtcaatcaccacatgaggattcacactggagagaaaccatttacatgcactcagcgtgggaagagtttcagctgctcatcacaccttaatcaacacgcaagtatccacactggagagaaaccattcacatgcactcagtgtgggaagacttTCAGccgctcatcatcccttaatcaccacatgaggatccacactggagagaaaccattcacatgcactcagtgtgggaagagtttcagccaatcatcatcccttaatcaccacattaagatccacactggagataAACCATTCATATgcagtcagtgtgggaagagtttcatctgCTCATCACATCTTAATCACCACAtgcggatccacactggagagaaaccattcacatgcactctgtGTGGGAAGAATTTCAGCTGCTCCTCGCACCTTAATCAccacataaggatccacactggagagaaaccattcacgtgcactcagtgtgggaagagtttcagcaaatcatcaaaccttaatcaacacatgaggatccacactggagagaaaccattcacatgccctcagtgtgggaagagtttcagtaaATCATCCTACTTTAATACACACATGAGATAtgcactggagagaaaccattcacaaaAGCCGTGGTCACACGGGACTTTTCtccccgtagacttccattcatacgcacgcaaatgcgttAGACCCGAAAAGCAAgtttgtgcgacaagtttcgcagttcactgcctTGCAAAGAACAAGAttgatgaactctga